Below is a genomic region from Thermodesulfobacteriota bacterium.
TGGCAAGGGTCTGCAAATAAGGTTGGGCAAACTCAAAATCGCTATTTGGCTGATATGTAGTATCAAAACAGTCAGCGCTTAACTCGCACCTTATCTCTCCGCTGCAACTAACCGTTGTCTTCTTCGTCGTGCATTCACTGTCAACACACTGATCCTGAATCTGACAGTCTTTATATGTATCCGCTATGGCCTGCTGTATGGATTCATAATTCATGATAGTGGGATCAGAGTCCGTTATTACAAACACAGGATGAGTGTTTGCGCTCTCTTGGATAAACTGCGCTTCAGGAGGAGAGGGGGTTTCTACATCTCCATTATCGCTGTATTGAGGAACATTTCCCAGATTGGATGACTTGGGAATGAGACTATTATGATTCTGGCTCTCTAGTTGACCTGAAAAGCTCTCTCCCTGAGAAAGTCCGGTATCAACGTCTGAGGCCAAAGCAGCCGGTAGTTGATAATAGATAGCGCCTAGACTAAGCCTGTCCTGAGCAGAGGCGAAGGAGACTAAGAACAAAAAATTAATTATTAGGTATCTAAAGACCAACGACCAATGACCAACGACTAATCTAGTTTTTCTCATGATAGAAATCCTCCTTGAGAAGTTTCAGGTACTTCTCAACGCCCTTATCTTCCTTTGCAATAATCCCTAGGCCATAATCAAGGGATACATTGCCCCTAACCTTGATGTAGTCCTGGGAACAGCCCTCCTGATCCTGCTCTCCCGTTACATACACGATCTCTGGGACTGCATCGACATGAAAGCACCTGAAAAGCACAGGATGAATCCATACCTCGACCTGATAACTTTCTTCCTCAAATCCTGTGGTGCCTGTCCTGCGTTCAAACGAAGGGAGCCCAGTCGAACTACGCTTAAGAAGCTCGGAAGCTTTGAGCATTGTCGCCCTAAGTCCTATATCCTCGTTCATTCCCCTTAGCACCATCACTGCCCCGGTTTTCTCGGCTTCAGAAACTACAGCCTTCAAGCTTCCCTCAGGCATGGAGAATGAAAAGAAGTAGAAGAGCTTTGCGTTTGCGGTTTTGTTTTGTGGGCCATCTTCATCTACTTGTAAAAATTCTTCTGCTTTTTGCTGGTCTGGTTTTAGGAAACTTTTTAGGGCTTCTGTTGCCTTTTCTTCCTGAGGTTTTTGAAAGTTCCTTAGAATCTCCTTTACCTGATTAAGCTCTTCCTGTGTTGGCTCTCTTTTTATATCTTGAGCCATAGTAGTCATTAGTCCTTGGTCATTGGTCGTTAGGCTAAAAACCAAGGACAAAAGACAAACGACTAAAGAACACAGCAGTCTTTTTTTCTCCATAGTACAAGTGTCCAATCCTCTCCGAGTCCGGGATACCAGTGGCCCGGCGCCCATCTAATTGTTATCCGTCCTAAAGGAAATACCCTCCCAGGGCCTGGATATGCAATCTGAAGCTTGTACTGCGATTTGACTATGATAGGAGCAGGAACGGAACTACACAGGGCCTCTTCTCCTACAGTCTTTCTCTCAAGCCCTAAACGGTGGTGCTTATCAATTACCCTTGTTGCAGTTAGTGTATACACGCCAGGCAGGTCTCCGGACTCGCTTACAGTCCCGGTTAAGGGATACATGCTCCCCCAGGAACCGGCACACCAGAAGAGCTCGTCTATGGGAAATCCAAAAGATGCGCTTACTGCATCCGCGGCACATACGGCCTGTGCTACCGGGTTTGCAAAAAGGGCGGCTTCGGGATTAATTAGAGCAGAGAGCTCATCGTTGTTCCATAGGGGATCGAACTCGCTCATATAGACAAGGCTGATGTTGCTGCCTGAAAAACAGGCAAAATCGGTGAATAGATTTAATATCGCAAACACGGGGTAAATGTAGTAGTGGACGTGAAGAAAGGAAGAAGATTCACCTCTATCTGCCGTGGAAGCATGGGCACCACGCTTTGCGAAAGAGGGCAGGGGAAGAGTAATTCCACCAAGAGAAGGAAAACACCCGGGACCCCTTACTACTTCAATTAGACGCCTTGGCTCCCAGAATGAGACCTTGATTCCTATTCTGGGGATGGGGCCGTCAAAGCAGATACAGAAAGGAGGAAAAGGGGATACGGTGTTTGTATCTTCCCCGATTGGAATTATTGGTATTCCGCCTATTTTTATGGGAAATACTCCTAGCCAGTCCACGTCGGTTAGCGGGTTAAAGATCCTTCCGCCACAGGTTGCTTCACCTCGTGAAGGTGAGGGAAGAATAAGACAGGTAATAAGAATCAGTAAAAGAGGGATTCTCCATTTCATGCAATTATTTATAAAAGGGGATCGGGCAGAAAGCTATAGGGGAAATACGGCAAGTTGAGGCAGGCTTTTTGCCGTATTTAGATTGAAATTCGGCAAGAAAATTACAAATTGCTAAATTTATAGAAGAAATGATAAAATCTCATGGTCTGCAATAGATCGCTATGTATTGAAATTATTGTGAATAATTTATCATGGGCAAGAAAGTACATAAGAATTTGATGAAGGGAAACTATGGCGAACACCTGGTTGCACATATTCTCAGTGAGTTTTGCTTTGTACGACCTGTAGTTGGACATACTGATATCGGAGTGGATTTGTATTGTGAATCGATAATTGATGGTATTCCTTTTCTACATTTTTGGGTTCAAGTAAAAAGTTCAGAAGATATTCCGAATGAAGAAAGGCAGGTTAAATTTAGATTCGATACTTCTAGTCTTGAGTATTGGGAAAAGCAACCCGTTCCGGTTTTATCCTTGTTAGTTCCGATTAAATGGCCACCCGAAAAAATTGCATTTATACATGTCGTTGATATCAGCTTCTCAATTCTTGAAAAAGGAATAAATAAGGGAAAGACACAGGTTTTAAAGTCACTACCTAACTATGCTCTTCCCATATCAGACTCTAAACAACTTTCAAGTAAACTTAATAAACTTCTGGTAGAGCATATGCCAATCACTATTTCTGCGATGTATGCAAGAGAGGGCTTTATTTACGCCGCACCTAAGCCGAAAGAAGAACATACAAAATATTATGCTGGTCATTTTCTTTCTAGGTATATTCATAAAATAGGAGAACGTACTAGACAAGCGGTAACTTTTGGAGAGCTTAAGAAAGACGAACATTATGAAGTTCACGAGGCACTTGGCTTACTTAATGAGGCTGAAGGAAAACTAACCAAGGCAAAATCTTGTTATCAAAGGGCGATCAAGTCTATAATGGGTGACCCTAAAATTAACTATAACCAGCCGCCTTGGTCTGAAGTTGTGGAGAGATTGCAAGAGCGCAAAAGAAAGTTGAATAATCCAATGCGGAAGAGTACCTTTTGAAGACTTCCATCCAGATTTTGACGGATTTAAAAGTGCCGGGTTGAACAATCTTGGTCTAGACAGTTACAGCATAGGCCAAAGTGAGAAGTTTCTAGCTATCCGGTCATTTGTTAATGAGAGTAGGTGAATTAGGCTGCTAGGAGAATATGAACCCGACCTTAAAGGATTTAAGCTATTTTATTCTTGGTATATATTAAGAAATAGCTAGGATTAAGGGAGACAAAATATGTTCAAAAAATTCCATAACATAATATCGTTATTATTGGTTGTATTCCCCCTAGTAGGATCTTCATTATTTATTACAAACGCCTACGCACAACAAAACAAAGAAGTACAAGATTTGGTCAAAACGATAGGAGATGTCAATAAACAAGTTGAAAATTTCGATATGGCTTTAGGTGAACTAGGGAAAAGAATAGAGATGATTGAAAAGAACCTTGAGGGTGATTTAACGGCGGATCAAAAGTTGAAACTTGCACAACAACTTGCTGATATATCCCAGAAGAATTTGGCTACTCCAACCTTATTACTCTCAGCGTTAGGAGTATTTTTAGTTATAGGTGGTTTTGTCTTACGTAGTATAACTCTGGACAAAGTAAAAGCATTAGAGAAGGAAATCCAAAACAAAAAAGCAATGATAGAAACAAAGCTTATTGAAATTAAATCCTCTCTTGATGAAGATATTAAACAAATCAGAGAAGTTTTAGAAGCAGAGGGAGAAAAACTTACGAAATTAAGAATGTCAAATCATTGGGGACTTGGTTTATTATACAACTATCTATCAGTGGATCTATTTAAAGAAGGTAATGTTTCAGAAGCTACAAGGTACGGAGAGTTGGGCTTAGAAAATCTTATAGAAGGGCGTGATTCACAAAAGGAAATAGCTGATAGAGTAATCGCTACTGCCAAGGCTAACCTGGCTTATTATTATGCCTACGCAGATAGAACTGAAATGAGAACTATCTGCAAGGATTGGCTAGATGAGGGATTGCCTATCTTTCGAAAGCTAGGCGAAATAGCATTTATAGAGACTTTTTTATTTGTTTAC
It encodes:
- the trbC gene encoding type-F conjugative transfer system pilin assembly protein TrbC → MAQDIKREPTQEELNQVKEILRNFQKPQEEKATEALKSFLKPDQQKAEEFLQVDEDGPQNKTANAKLFYFFSFSMPEGSLKAVVSEAEKTGAVMVLRGMNEDIGLRATMLKASELLKRSSTGLPSFERRTGTTGFEEESYQVEVWIHPVLFRCFHVDAVPEIVYVTGEQDQEGCSQDYIKVRGNVSLDYGLGIIAKEDKGVEKYLKLLKEDFYHEKN
- a CDS encoding TraU family protein, which gives rise to MKWRIPLLLILITCLILPSPSRGEATCGGRIFNPLTDVDWLGVFPIKIGGIPIIPIGEDTNTVSPFPPFCICFDGPIPRIGIKVSFWEPRRLIEVVRGPGCFPSLGGITLPLPSFAKRGAHASTADRGESSSFLHVHYYIYPVFAILNLFTDFACFSGSNISLVYMSEFDPLWNNDELSALINPEAALFANPVAQAVCAADAVSASFGFPIDELFWCAGSWGSMYPLTGTVSESGDLPGVYTLTATRVIDKHHRLGLERKTVGEEALCSSVPAPIIVKSQYKLQIAYPGPGRVFPLGRITIRWAPGHWYPGLGEDWTLVLWRKKDCCVL
- a CDS encoding DUF4365 domain-containing protein, whose protein sequence is MGKKVHKNLMKGNYGEHLVAHILSEFCFVRPVVGHTDIGVDLYCESIIDGIPFLHFWVQVKSSEDIPNEERQVKFRFDTSSLEYWEKQPVPVLSLLVPIKWPPEKIAFIHVVDISFSILEKGINKGKTQVLKSLPNYALPISDSKQLSSKLNKLLVEHMPITISAMYAREGFIYAAPKPKEEHTKYYAGHFLSRYIHKIGERTRQAVTFGELKKDEHYEVHEALGLLNEAEGKLTKAKSCYQRAIKSIMGDPKINYNQPPWSEVVERLQERKRKLNNPMRKSTF